The Primulina eburnea isolate SZY01 chromosome 13, ASM2296580v1, whole genome shotgun sequence genome includes a region encoding these proteins:
- the LOC140809047 gene encoding zinc finger CCCH domain-containing protein 12-like, which yields MDYRRENGFSGGNDVQILTGNSGNCVDENWSPGSTDYAIWATEDEYGMWNGEASMEMNTNLNYEGRTSQSRSGSEPPSKRSRNAQSGDVAASNRSRAIGKMFYKTKLCCKFRAGTCPYITNCNFAHSIEELRKPPPNWQEIVAGNDDERPVLSESREEFQIPIFGVSDEAQRSYKGRHCKKFYTDEGCPYGENCTFLHDEQSKSRESVTISLGPGSGGGYGGNGSGSNLKPSNWKTRICNKWELTGYCPFGSKCHFAHGAAELHRYGGGASDAEAVDSSTPDAKHGTASLRTSVDAVATVPSVPHSDVYNVGVPSQRLPAVIQKTGHRPTQKWKGPDKISKIYGDWIDDL from the exons ATGGATTATCGCCGAGAAAATGGATTTTCTGGTGGAAATGATGTGCAAATACTAACTGGAAACTCCGGAAATTGTGTCGATGAGAATTGGAGTCCTGGGTCCACTGATTATGCGATTTGGGCAACTGAAGATGAGTATGGGATGTGGAATGGAGAAGCCTCTATGGAAATGAATACAAATTTGAATTATGAGGGGAGGACATCCCAATCTCGATCAGGAAGTGAACCTCCGAGTAAAAGATCTAGGAATGCCCAATCGGGGGATGTGGCAGCTTCTAATCGGTCGAGAGCCATTGGAAAGATGTTCTACAAAACCAAGCTATGTTGCAAATTTAGAGCTGGCACTTGTCCATATATCACCAACTGCAATTTTGCGCATAGCATTGAAGAACTTAGGAAACCTCCCCCGAATTGGCAAGAAATCGTGGCCGGCAATGATGATGAACGGCCCGTGTTGTCAGAATCAAGGGAGGAATTTCAGATACCAATATTTGGGGTTAGTGACGAAGCACAGAGGTCTTATAAAGGGCGTCACTGTAAAAAATTTTATACCGACGAAGGATGCCCATATGGTGAGAACTGTACTTTCCTTCACGATGAGCAATCAAAATCCCGTGAAAGTGTTACGATAAGTTTGGGCCCTGGAAGTGGTGGTGGATATGGTGGAAATGGAAGTGGATCAAACTTGAAGCCTTCCAATTGGAAAACGAGGATTTGTAACAAGTGGGAACTAACAGGGTATTGTCCCTTTGGCAGCAAGTGTCATTTTGCTCATGGAGCTGCag AACTGCATCGTTATGGTGGAGGAGCATCAGATGCAGAAGCCGTAGATTCTTCTACTCCTGATGCCAAGCATGGAACAGCTTCTCTTAGAACTTCAGTTGATGCCGTCGCAACTGTCCCTTCTGTTCCTCATTCTGATGTGTATAATGTTGGAGTTCCATCGCAAAGGTTGCCTGCTGTAATACAGAAGACGGGGCACAGACCAACTCAGAAATGGAAAGGTCCAGATAAAATTAGCAAGATTTATGGTGATTGGATCGATGACCTCTGA
- the LOC140809337 gene encoding ferric reduction oxidase 2-like, whose amino-acid sequence MSSSNMARVVIFAVVLVILAGYLLLWIMTPTNTFRQTWLTDLRTRTSSTYFGTTQGATYLAFTFPILFIATLGCVYLHLGKKTSQNHTKGSTGESKLGVWRRPVMVKGLGIVSRIELAFFLMFIALLLWNFATYLTLSFRTITPFSAAKSREKVWEAKLDSAALRLGLTGNIALCFLFFPVTRGSSVLPIFGLTSEASVKYHIWLGHIVMTLFTAHGLCYIIFWAATHELSEMLKWENTGVSNVAGELSLLAGLVLWATTLPRIRRKIFELFFYTHHLYILFVFFFVLHVGISYTSIMLPGFYLFMIDRYLRFLQSRRGVRLVSARILPCETVELNFSKSTGLRYSPTSIMFLNLPTISKLQWHPFTVTSSSSLESDKLSVMIKGEGKWSKKLYQILSSGSPPIDRLDVSVEGPYGPASTNFLRHDLLVMVSGGSGITPFISIIRELIHKSQTMKLKTPEILLITAFKNSADLTMLELILPISGAPSRFSDLGIQVEAYVTREKQPTIQETKGVRTVWFKPNPSDAPITPILGQNNWLCLGAIIASSFIIYLILIGILTRFYIYPIDHNSNKIFSSSSRTVLHILFICFGIITASTAAFLWNKTRNSKETTQIQNMEGATPKASPNSLFYNADRELESLPQQSLSQSINVHYGERPDLKRFLLERKESSVGVLVSGPKKLRHEVAKICSSGLAENLHFESISFSW is encoded by the exons GTGCGACTTATCTAGCTTTCACGTTTCCGATATTATTCATTGCTACCTTGGGGTGTGTGTATCTCCATTTAGGAAAGAAAACAAGCCAGAATCATACTAAAGG ATCGACTGGAGAGAGCAAGTTGGGAGTATGGAGGAGGCCAGTGATGGTCAAAGGATTGGGAATAGTGTCTCGGATTGAGCTTGCATTTTTCCTCATGTTTATTGCTCTTCTTCTTTGGAACTTTGCTACTTATTTGACTCTCAGTTTTCGCACTATCACACCCTTTTCTGCAGCAAAAAGTCGAGAGAAAGT GTGGGAAGCAAAGCTAGACTCCGCGGCGCTCCGCCTAGGACTGACCGGAAACATAGCCCTCTGTTTCCTATTCTTCCCGGTGACACGTGGCTCGTCTGTGTTGCCGATATTCGGCCTTACATCGGAAGCCAGTGTGAAGTATCACATATGGTTAGGACATATTGTGATGACTCTTTTCACTGCCCATGGCCTTTGCTACATCATCTTTTGGGCTGCCACACATGAATTATCGGAG ATGCTGAAATGGGAAAACACTGGCGTGTCCAATGTAGCAGGAGAGCTATCCTTACTAGCAGGATTGGTTTTGTGGGCTACAACATTACCGAGAATAAGGAGAAAGATATTTGAGCTCTTCTTCTACACACATCACCTGTACATTCTCTTTGTTTTCTTCTTTGTACTCCATGTCGGCATAAGCTACACCTCCATTATGCTCCCCGGCTTCTACCTCTTCATGATCGATCGATATCTCCGATTCTTGCAATCAAGACGAGGGGTGCGTCTCGTGTCTGCTAGGATTCTGCCCTGCGAAACAGTCGAGCTCAACTTCTCGAAAAGCACAGGCTTAAGATACTCACCAACCAGTATCATGTTCTTGAATTTGCCCACCATTTCTAAGTTGCAATGGCATCCATTTACCGTAACTTCCAGCAGCAGTTTGGAATCTGATAAGCTCAGTGTCATGATCAAAGGTGAAGGAAAATGGTCTAAAAAGCTCTATCAGATTCTCTCTTCAGGTTCTCCTCCCATTGATCGTCTAGACGTCTCTGTCGAAGGACCTTATGGGCCTGCTTCCACAAATTTCCTAAG GCATGACTTGCTAGTGATGGTGAGCGGGGGCAGTGGCATAACACCGTTCATTTCCATCATCCGGGAGCTCATTCACAAGAGCCAAACTATGAAACTCAAGACCCCGGAAATTCTACTCATCACAGCATTCAAGAACTCTGCGGATTTAACAATGCTAGAGCTCATCCTCCCCATATCTGGTGCACCCTCCAGGTTTTCGGACTTGGGGATCCAGGTCGAGGCCTACGTGACACGTGAAAAGCAACCAACCATTCAAGAAACCAAGGGAGTTAGAACAGTGTGGTTCAAGCCGAATCCTTCTGATGCTCCCATAACTCCAATCTTAGGCCAAAACAACTGGCTTTGTCTTGGTGCCATAATCGCTTCTTCCTTCATAATATACCTTATTCTCATTGGCATTTTGACCCGATTCTACATATACCCTATCGATCATAACTCGAATAAGATCTTCTCATCGTCCTCAAGAACTGTGCTACACATATTGTTCATATGTTTCGGCATCATCACGGCGTCAACTGCCGCTTTCCTGTGGAATAAGACTAGGAACTCCAAGGAAACGACACAGATTCAGAACATGGAAGGGGCAACTCCCAAGGCTTCACCAAACTCACTCTTCTATAATGCAGATAGGGAACTTGAGAGCTTGCCTCAGCAGTCACTTTCGCAATCTATCAACGTGCATTATGGCGAAAGGCCTGATCTCAAAA GATTTTTACTCGAACGCAAAGAGTCAAGCGTTGGGGTTCTTGTTAGCGGGCCGAAGAAGCTCCGACACGAAGTAGCGAAAATATGTTCATCTGGTTTGGCAGAGAATCTGCACTTTGAATCCATCAGCTTCAGCTGGTGA